ctcgggaggcagaggcaaggggaggatctctttgagttcgaggtcagcctggtctacaaagtgagtccaggataagcAAGGAttattacacagagacaccctgtctcgaaaaacaaaacaaaaaaaacacccaatttcattaaaaaaattattttatgtgtttgagtgttttgcctgtggaggtcaaaagaacGTGCTCGATCCTGTGGCACAGGAGAGAGCTGCCACGTGGACGATGGGGCCCAAACTCGAGTCCTCGGAAacagcagtaagtactcttaactgcggagccatctctccaggctcctagattctttttttttaatgctcatttGACCTTTATCTTCACCTTGTGTGGAGCATTTCAAAGACCTTTTTCTAAATCTCAGAGAAGACAGGGCCGAGTCTTAGGCTCAACGGATTAACAGTTTGAGTCTTATTCGATGACTAGTTTTATTTGAAGCTGTGGCGCCATCCTAACGTACACAAAATAATGTACTGAACAGTTAAAGAAGGTACGAGCAATttgcagcctccccccccccccccccccgccccgtccgCCCTTTTAGAGCTTGGACGCCGGGTTTGGGGGTAAGATGGCGGCGGGGAGGATGCTGCGGTCCCGCGCTATGGGGGCAGTGAACTAGATGACCCGCGGGACAGCTCGTCGCATAGGCCCAGGAAGAGTTCCCTCCATAACCAACCCCGAGGCGGATAAGCCTCGGAGGCTTACCAAAACGCTAGGCGCGCGGAGCAGCGCACACTACACCTCCCTTCGTACCTTGGGCACGCCGGGCTTCTGGCTTCCAGCCACGTGAGCATCTGAGAAGTCGATGACCGCTCCTAGGTCCGCGGTTCCCCGCCGGCTCTGCCGGTAGAAGCGGAAAAGCTTCCGGAAGGCGTCCTCTCCGGGCTCTGTCGCCAGCGTGACCAACGAAGCTACCGCCGCCGCCATCTTCCCCATCTCGTTGCTGTGACTAGTCTGACCCGGAAACAGAACTCCAAGCTCCGGATCCCGCAGGTTCTTCCGGGGTCACGACCCCAGGTCTTGATTCAGTTGGCTTTAACATGGCAGTTTCCGCTGTGAGGGGAGCGATGGCGCTGCGTTCGCGTGCTGGTCGGCCGATTGCTTTTATCAGAAAAATTCCTTGGACCGCGGCGTCGAGTGAGTCATGACGATGAGAAAGGGcgcaatctttctttctttctttcttttaatttttcgagacagggtttcactgtcctggacttgctttgtagaccaggctggcctcgaactcacagcgatatgcctgcctctgtctctggagcgctgggattaaaggtgtgcgccaccaagcccggctgcGTTATGTATTCTTAAATGCTGAACTGTTGCTCCAGTCtttacttattttgaaacagggtcagTGAGTGCAGGGTTATAAGTAAGATAATATGCCCGGCTAAGTTATGATTTTCAAATTTGCTCACCTAAACTTAAAATCtaggtttatttaaaaaatttttttgaggggGAACATACTTGTAGATCAGCCCCTTTAAAAGTATAGAACATAGTGATTCTGAGTTTTTGTGGTTCACATGGAGTAGTAGGGTCAGAAATCGGGTCTGTGCCCCGTTCTTGGCGAACGCCAAACCCACAATTGTGTGTGTTCTTCCTCACAGTCTGCTAAATTTTGTAGAGAGCCCCAGCATCTAGTAGATTCAAATTACCATACCATAGGGGCTAATTTGAAGCCTTTCGAACTCTATAACATTGCAACCCtgaaacaggtttttttcctaGTTCGTTCTTTCATTTAGCAAACACTTAAACCATATTTACGCGTTACTTCTAGTGTCTGTAACACACTCTCCTAAAGTGACTTCGTAAGAAGGTAACCTTCTAGTCGTGGTTTCTTTTATGTgctggctttctgttgctgtgacagaaagTCTGACATACCCagtttaaaggaagaaatatttttagtccattttcttttctttgatttttcaagacagggtctctctgtgtagccttggctgtcctggactcactttgtagaccaggctggccttgaactcacagtcgtccacctgcctctgcctcccaagtgctgggattaaaggcgtgcgccaccacacctggcctttagTCCATTTTCAGGTCCAGTTTTACCTAGtcttgtttgtgtttgtcttgGGATAGTGTATCATGTTGGCACAGAAAGTGAAAGAAGGCTGTTTACTTCAAGAGAGGATGAGTGAGTGTTGGGTCTCCAGTGGTCCTTCAAGTGCCTCCTGTTGCTTTAATATTCTTCTATTAGGCTCTATATCCTAAAAGGTTCCCACCTCTAGTAGTACCACAGGCTGGTAACCAAGCCTTTAGCATAGGAGCCAAATGAGGGACATTAAATAGCCAATTCATAACATTGGAAGGGCTTTCTTAGAACTTTTACTGTCTAATTTTAACATGTATGTTTGGTGCTATTTTGCCTGATCTCCAGTTGTTATGTTCTATCATTGCCAATCATTAGGGCCTTTTGGAAATTTAGCCTCTAATTATTGAAGGATTGTTTGATGTTTACTCATTCACTCAGCCACAATTCAAGCCTTACTGTGCAACATACTGTCAgcatggtgtttctttttttcttttttctttttctttttcttttatttatttatttgttttttggtttgttgagacagggtttccctgtgtagccttggctgtcctggactcactttgtagaccaggctggcctcgaactcacagcgatccacctgcctctccctcttgagtgctgggactaaagttgtgtgcccccacacctggcAAACATGGTGTTTCGTGTTCAGCTTGTAGTGCAGTGGTGAGATGGAGACTTCTAAACAGTAAGTACACAGTTGGACCATTGATGCATAGATTAACTTGGAActgccttcctttctgatgtCGTCATTGGATACAGTGACTAAGGCAGTTCATAGGAGGAGTTTATTGGGGGCTTACGGTTTGCgaaggtgagtccatgaccatcgtgGTGGGTtgcttggcagcaggcaggtaggcaggcacaACAAGGGAACAATGTCTGAGAGCTCATACCTTGAGATACAACCATGAGGCAGAGTGAACAATTGGGAattgtgtgggcttttgaaacttcaactGTAGACCctgtagaaaaattttaattcagaacatggctgctctggcaagagctTACATCCAAAGACCTAAGTCTGTGTGCTCTCACTGGAATACAGATATACGTTTAATCccaggagtcagaggccagcccagGATAGAGCAAGTTGCAGGTAAAGGAatgcttaggtccaggcatggtggtacatgactttagtcccagtgctcaggagactgAGCCATGCTGATCTCAgcgttctagtcagtgctgtcaGCCAGTTTaattgagtcagtgagttgagacgCAGTTCAatggagttgagttcatggcaATTCAGTTTGTGGGATTTAGAAGTAGtatttactgggagagttttacagagagagaggttggagagaaaacaagctagacacaggtgaagacagaaggagtcagaagattagaatgattgctagagttagtttgaggccaagcagagcaattcagtgagaaactgggAGAAGTCAGATTGAATctgtcatcttggagaggagtttaggccagaacagctgagttgaaccagccaatcagagttcagaaagagctagaaagggtgagcttattcagcagaaGGTCTgggaggctaaaaacattctaggcctagactaGGTTGTATGGAGGCTTGAAGCTTCCAGACtatgcctaggttagcagatggaggcagtcaGCCTCCAACATGATAtttaaaacaggcaaataaaagttccttttataaCCCCCAGTGACGTATCTCCTGcaaggccaaacctcctaatccttcccaaacagttccaccaactgtggatcaagtattcaaatacatgagcctagaAGGCtaatcttattcaaaccactacagggGCAATAGCAAGTAATATTAAAGTGTAAACCTGTAAAATAGAACCACTGTAGAAGAAGAGAGACCatgtagctttatttttaagacCATGTACTGTAAGCCTTTGAAGAGTTTTGTATTCTAGTATGAATTCAATGCAATAATACTCAATGTATGTAATTAGCTCAGCCTGGAAAAAAACTTTCTAACTTAGTTCAGAGGAGATTAAAGTACTGGCATATGGAAGAGAACCCACATATACAAAGCTGGGAATCCGCGGGATTGGACGGAGAGTTGACTTTGCTGCACTTGACCGTAACTAGGCCAGCAATAGGAAATAAGGCAGGAAGCATAGGTAGGACTGATGAAAGACCAGTAAGTTGAGATTTAGTTTGGAAATCTCTGATGTATCTGGCAGGACACTGGGCTGTAAAGATTTGCGCCTTTGTACAGGGATTGTATTTACGCACCCAGTTCAATATGCAGTTCCTGGTGTGGTGAGAGTATCTGTTGAGGATGGAGACTACAGACAGAACTGCGCTTTATCTGTTCacgctcctctccctcctccacatcCGGTTCTTTATAACAACGCTGAGTCCTGTAGCTGCTTTTGGAATCTTCAGACTCAGGAAATGCAAAGTAGTTCTTGTTCAGAAGACATTCAGGAATGCAGGaatctttctgatttgtatctaCAGCCTAGAGAATGCAAGATACGTGAACTTATTTCAATATGGTTTCTTCCTTCTTACAGGTGAGCTGAGACAACATTTCGCTCAGTTTGGCCATATAAAAAAGTGTACTGTACCTTTTGTGAgtattaaaacaataacaaaaaactagTGATATGGGGATATATCTCTGCTAGAGCACTTACTTGCCTAGTAGgtatgaggctctgggtttgatcctcagactgagtgcagagagaaaaaaatgttatcttttaaattcttgctttcttttatcaGCATATCAGATAATATATTACCTAGTGGAATGAAATAGTCCTAAAAACCTCTGTTGATAAACTTGTGAATGATAATGCATCGAAACATAAAAATTTGTCacagatatttattcattttaattagaaattgttttagctaatagtggtggtggtgcacccctttaatcccatcacttggaaggcagaggcaggcagatctgactttgaggccagcctggtctacagagtgaattccaggacagccagggctacacagagaaaccttgtcttgaaaaaaatcaagcaacaaAAGATTATATTATGCTATAATTTTCCCCTTCCAACCATCCCATGTACCTGTTGGTATTAATGTtcagagttcacagctgggtTGGACCATCAATGCCTTTATCTCATAGCAGCCTGCATAGTACCACCTGGCATCATGAGATGTACTGGTAAGGAGGAGTCTTCTAGCCCAGACAGGAAGTCCTGTAGCCTGAGCTGGACTCCAACTCGTTTAGCAGGGGATCGTCGATCTTAATCAATGATCTTGCCTGCTTCCCAaatactggggttacagatgtgtgccatcatacccaaCTGTCATCTCCATTTTAacacaaactttttatttttttcaacactgggtttctctgtgtaatcttggctatcttggacctgttttgtagaccaggctggcctcaagctcacagtgatccgcctgcctctgcctctcgagtgctggccACCGCCTGGCTTTAACACAAACTTTTAATGCCTTGACTTGTGGAAATGGTCGCATGAACATCAGATGTATGGGACTGAATCATTGTCAGGGTCACCTTTAAAGTATCAGAGTTATATCCAACAACTTGATTGTTGGCACAGCATATTTTGTAAGGAAGACTAATAGGGGCCAAACATCCAACTTCACTAAATAAACGTTATAGTCTTTTTAGAGGGCTGGAGGGGTGAGAGAGTCCTTCCAAGAACATGATAACCTCTTCTGTACCTAATACCTAGGCCACATGATAAGTGCTCTGCCCCTTCCACAAGGACAGTAGCAGAACTGTTTAACCTGAAGTTTGGTGTTGTTAGTGAAGGTTTCCTATTTCTCGGACTTCAGTGAGGGTGCTGGAGGAATGTACTTGTGTGGTGGGGAAGAtccttgttgctcttccagaggatctgagtcctagcactcacatgggaTGGTTCACGACCACCTCTAACTTCAGCTCCATAGTATCTGATGCCCTCAGCTGGTCTCCTCGATTACCCTtatatatatggcatatattTACCCAAGTACAGATGCATAAACATCAAAGCATGTGATGACAGTGGTAGCGGTGATGAGGTTCGCTGGTCTCAGAAATGACCAGATACACCAAGGTTTGGGGGCTTTTCTAGTAGGCAGTTCattagaaacaagaaacaaaacaacaacaaaaaaggaacaaatacTTCAACGGTCAGTTTCCTTTGACTAAAACCGTCAGTGGTTTGCTTCTTGGACTTTTGACTACATCAAATGCACCCCTAGAAAGCTTTGTTGGCATTTCCTCTATTGCCAGCAGAGAAGCAGAATAACACTAGGCTTTGGTCTTGGGTAACCAGGAAGGTATGTAATAAGGGGTACTGATACGTATTGTCTGTGATCTGCTTTTGGCAAATGAAAAAGATGGTAGTTTTATCTGGATAGAGCTCATAGAAACTTGTGGTTAATCCTTTTCTATCGTCTTTTCATTTTTAGGACAGAGAGACTGGCTTTCACAAAGGCATAGGTTGGGTTCAGTTTTCTTCACAGGAAGAACTTCAGAATGCACTACAACAGGAAAGTCATATTATTGATGGAGTAAAGGTAAGTTTTTCTGTCTGATGTGTTTtctatgttaatttttaaagagtagCTGAAGTCCTATACGGTCTGATGAGGAAAATACATGAAGACTCTTATGTCTGGTGCTACGGATTGAATCCACGGTGTCATGCATATGATAAGCCCATGCTctgctgagctacattcccacgTGGAAGAGCCTTTGCTGGTTTATCAGGGTGTGTGTAATGCAGTACGGCACGAAGAGCAGTGTAGGCAAATGGGGGCTGAAATCGTGGCTTTCCTACTGGCGTTTAGTTGACGATCAGAGGGAAGACAACAACCAGTTGAGACACTGGTTGTACAAACAGGTAAATTCTGCTTTTAatgtttctaggaaaaaaaatacttttcttacAACGCTTTTCCCCCTTCCCTACAGATCTATGTTCAAGCTCAGAAACCAAAGGGTTTGCAAGGGGCTCAAACATCTGATGAAGAAAAAGATTTCTGAGATGATTAGTGTACTACCCATTAAATAAACATACCTGAGACTTTTtcgaaatgtttttatttgaaacaagagCTGCACTAAGCAAGACCTTATTTTCCCCACTGCAAGGTAAGACAGCACAACAGGGCAAATGCATTTGGTAGCACAGTTCCAGTATGTGGACATCATTATCCTACTCACTGTTTGGgataattttattcataaagtTCTTACACAAAATATTACCCCTGGACCAGTAAGTGTCACATACAAGGAAATGGTCTTAATTCTGTGTGGAGCAGTATTTTCTATAAGTGCTGCAAGATGGGAGAAGCACAAACAGAgcccattctttaaaaaaactaaCCCAAAGTAGACTATTCAACCCCCAATCTCCCGGAATAAAAAGTGG
This window of the Acomys russatus chromosome 1, mAcoRus1.1, whole genome shotgun sequence genome carries:
- the Slirp gene encoding SRA stem-loop-interacting RNA-binding protein, mitochondrial codes for the protein METTDRTALYLFTLLSLLHIRFFITTLSPVAAFGIFRLRKCKVVLVQKTFRNAGIFLICIYSLENARYVNLFQYGFFLLTGELRQHFAQFGHIKKCTVPFDRETGFHKGIGWVQFSSQEELQNALQQESHIIDGVKIYVQAQKPKGLQGAQTSDEEKDF